The proteins below are encoded in one region of Saccopteryx leptura isolate mSacLep1 chromosome 1, mSacLep1_pri_phased_curated, whole genome shotgun sequence:
- the CD81 gene encoding CD81 antigen: protein MGVEGCTKCIKYLLFVFNFVFWLAGGVILGVALWLRHDPQTTNLLYLELEDRPAPNTFYVGIYILIAVGAVMMFVGFLGCYGAIQESQCLLGTFFTCLVILFACEVAAGIWGFVNKDQIAKDVKQFYDQALQQAMLDDEANNAKAVVKTFHETLNCCGSSALVSLTNSLLKNNLCPSGSSVIGNFFKEDCHQKIDDLFSGKLYLIGIAAIVVAVIMIFEMILSMVLCCGIRNSSVY from the exons cTGGCCGGAGGCGTGATCCTGGGCGTGGCCTTGTGGCTTCGCCATGACCCGCAGACCACCAACCTCCTCTATTTGGAGCTCGAAGACAGGCCTGCACCCAACACCTTCTACGTAG GCATCTACATCCTCATCGCCGTGGGCGCTGTCATGATGTTCGTCGGGTTCCTGGGCTGCTACGGGGCCATCCAGGAGTCGCAGTGCCTGCTGGGGACG TTCTTCACCTGCCTGGTAATCCTCTTTGCCTGTGAAGTGGCCGCAGGCATCTGGGGCTTCGTCAACAAGGACCAG ATCGCCAAGGACGTGAAGCAGTTCTACGACCAGGCCTTGCAGCAGGCCATGCTGGACGACGAGGCCAACAATGCCAAGGCTGTGGTGAAGACCTTCCACGAGACG CTCAACTGCTGTGGTTCCAGCGCTCTGGTCAGCCTGACCAACTCCTTGCTCAAGAACAACCTGTGTCCTTCCGGCAGCTCCGTCATTGGCAACTTTTTCAAG GAAGACTGCCACCAGAAGATTGACGACCTCTTCTCCGGGAAGCTGTACCTCATTGGCATTGCGGCAATTGTGGTCGCCGTGATCATg ATCTTCGAGATGATCTTGAGCATGGTGCTCTGCTGTGGTATCCGGAACAGTTCCGTGTACTGA
- the TSSC4 gene encoding U5 small nuclear ribonucleoprotein TSSC4 isoform X1, whose amino-acid sequence MGHPGRPRGLGLEIRLQVPGHTGPLDTGQQLLRALLGSYSGAADQSCQGLLGLDHSPGFATSASPQLTSSRSQHWHVAHSQVCVVPGYMAGAGAGEPPPGLEVEQGTEYDALPSDTVSLSDSDSDLSLPGSAELEALSPEGPPGGEEQGDSGPDEPPPPPRSPPTAAVQPFHLRGTSSSFSLRSQSIFDCLEGAARPAPPAAGQTSVGDGGGFKRPRAPSSQPPAEFPGRASQRLVPPRVPPVPDYVAHPERWTKYSLEDVAEASEQSNQAAALAFLGSRSLAAPSDYVPSFNQDPSSCGEGRVVFSKPARAAEARPERKRVLRKAGEPGGAEGSVLLAHLARPGSPDAEECGGPRGGLQEVGVPEGDPHSEPVVETVGFHGSRKRSRDHFRSKSCGPEAPGPEG is encoded by the exons ATGGGTCATCCTGGGCGGCCAAGGGGGCTGGGCCTGGAGATACGGCTGCAGGTGCCCGGCCACACTGGGCCACTGGACACCGGGCAGCAGCTCCTCCGTGCTCTGCTGGGAAG ctACAGTGGAGCAGCTGACCAGTCCTGCCAGGGGCTTCTGGGCCTAGACCACAGCCCAGGCTTTGCCACCTCTGCCAGCCCTCAGCTCACCAGCTCCCGGTCTCAGCACTGGCACGTGGCACACAGCCAG GTGTGCGTGGTCCCGGGATACATGGCTGGGGCAGGAGCTGGCGAGCCCCCTCCCGGCTTGGAGGTCGAGCAGGGGACGGAGTATGACGCCCTGCCTTCCGACACCGTCTCCCTCAGCGACTCGGACTCCGACCTGAGTCTGCCTGGCAGTGCTGAGCTGGAGGCTCTGTCCCCAGAGGGGCCGCccgggggggaggagcagggggacTCTGGCCCGGACGAGCCGCCCCCGCCGCCCAGGAGCCCCCCCACAGCTGCGGTGCAGCCTTTCCACCTGCGAGGCACCAGCAGCAGCTTCTCCCTGCGCAGTCAGAGCATCTTCGACTGCCTGGAGGGGGCGGCCCGGCCGGCTCCCCCCGCGGCCGGCCAGACTAGTGTAGGTGACGGCGGGGGCTTCAAGCGGCCCCGGGCCCCCTCGAGCCAGCCTCCAGCAGAGTTCCCGGGCAGAGCCAGCCAGAGGCTTGTCCCCCCGAGGGTGCCCCCTGTTCCCGACTATGTGGCCCACCCCGAGCGCTGGACCAAGTACAGCCTGGAGGACGTGGCGGAGGCCAGCGAGCAGAGCAATCAGGCCGCCGCCCTGGCCTTCCTGGGCTCCCGGAGCCTGGCTGCGCCCAGCGACTACGTGCCCTCCTTCAACCAGGACCCCTCCAGCTGCGGGGAGGGGAGAGTCGTCTTCAGCAAGCCGGCCCGAGCTGCGGAGGCCAGACCCGAGAGGAAGAGGGTCCTGAGGAAGGCGGGGGAGCCGGGCGGGGCCGAGGGCTCCGTGTTGCTGGCCCACCTGGCCAGGCCCGGGAGCCCCGACGCCGAGGAGTGTGGGGGCCCACGAGGGGGCCTGCAGGAGGTGGGCGTGCCCGAGGGGGACCCCCACAGTGAGCCGGTGGTGGAGACGGTTGGCTTCCATGGCAGCAGGAAGCGGAGCAGAGACCACTTCCGG
- the TSSC4 gene encoding U5 small nuclear ribonucleoprotein TSSC4 isoform X2, producing MAGAGAGEPPPGLEVEQGTEYDALPSDTVSLSDSDSDLSLPGSAELEALSPEGPPGGEEQGDSGPDEPPPPPRSPPTAAVQPFHLRGTSSSFSLRSQSIFDCLEGAARPAPPAAGQTSVGDGGGFKRPRAPSSQPPAEFPGRASQRLVPPRVPPVPDYVAHPERWTKYSLEDVAEASEQSNQAAALAFLGSRSLAAPSDYVPSFNQDPSSCGEGRVVFSKPARAAEARPERKRVLRKAGEPGGAEGSVLLAHLARPGSPDAEECGGPRGGLQEVGVPEGDPHSEPVVETVGFHGSRKRSRDHFRSKSCGPEAPGPEG from the coding sequence ATGGCTGGGGCAGGAGCTGGCGAGCCCCCTCCCGGCTTGGAGGTCGAGCAGGGGACGGAGTATGACGCCCTGCCTTCCGACACCGTCTCCCTCAGCGACTCGGACTCCGACCTGAGTCTGCCTGGCAGTGCTGAGCTGGAGGCTCTGTCCCCAGAGGGGCCGCccgggggggaggagcagggggacTCTGGCCCGGACGAGCCGCCCCCGCCGCCCAGGAGCCCCCCCACAGCTGCGGTGCAGCCTTTCCACCTGCGAGGCACCAGCAGCAGCTTCTCCCTGCGCAGTCAGAGCATCTTCGACTGCCTGGAGGGGGCGGCCCGGCCGGCTCCCCCCGCGGCCGGCCAGACTAGTGTAGGTGACGGCGGGGGCTTCAAGCGGCCCCGGGCCCCCTCGAGCCAGCCTCCAGCAGAGTTCCCGGGCAGAGCCAGCCAGAGGCTTGTCCCCCCGAGGGTGCCCCCTGTTCCCGACTATGTGGCCCACCCCGAGCGCTGGACCAAGTACAGCCTGGAGGACGTGGCGGAGGCCAGCGAGCAGAGCAATCAGGCCGCCGCCCTGGCCTTCCTGGGCTCCCGGAGCCTGGCTGCGCCCAGCGACTACGTGCCCTCCTTCAACCAGGACCCCTCCAGCTGCGGGGAGGGGAGAGTCGTCTTCAGCAAGCCGGCCCGAGCTGCGGAGGCCAGACCCGAGAGGAAGAGGGTCCTGAGGAAGGCGGGGGAGCCGGGCGGGGCCGAGGGCTCCGTGTTGCTGGCCCACCTGGCCAGGCCCGGGAGCCCCGACGCCGAGGAGTGTGGGGGCCCACGAGGGGGCCTGCAGGAGGTGGGCGTGCCCGAGGGGGACCCCCACAGTGAGCCGGTGGTGGAGACGGTTGGCTTCCATGGCAGCAGGAAGCGGAGCAGAGACCACTTCCGG